In the Helianthus annuus cultivar XRQ/B chromosome 11, HanXRQr2.0-SUNRISE, whole genome shotgun sequence genome, one interval contains:
- the LOC110891296 gene encoding uncharacterized protein LOC110891296 isoform X2, producing the protein MVEEMMPLVCTGESVLLYNTLIHSREHRSMVVQLIKPKKYCSIGMKLHKNMVSFRYSSSPTRLLLELHVLLQGSKSCRW; encoded by the exons ATGGTGGAGGAGATGATGCCTTTGGTTTGTACCGGAGAGAGTGTATTGTTG TATAATACTCTAATTCATAGCCGAGAGCACCGGTCTATGGTTGTACAACTGATAAAACCGAAGAAATACTGCTCGATAGGAATGAAATTGCACAAGAACATG GTTTCATTTCGCTACAGTTCAAGCCCCACCAGACTGCTGTTGGAGCTGCATGTCTTGCTGCAAG GGAGCAAAAGTTGTAGGTGGTAA